The genomic DNA GAAACGGAAATTATTATTTGCTAGGCCAACCTGTAAGAGGGCTTTCACTGGCAAGGATGATCGGCACTCTCACCTATAAGAGCCACGAACTTTTCAAAAGAAGATTTTCGAGAAATATGGATGCAGAAAAAGGACTGTTTTTGGCAGAAAGTTATTTAGAATACCACGGAGAATCTTTCGTAAAACGTTTCGACGCAAATGCTTACCTTTGCCTTATAAAAGCTATGAACAGGCACAATATAGCCGAGCCCTATGGTTCCCTGGAAAAAGCCCTGAAGCGCATTAAGGCCAAGGTCTTCATGGTCGGCATAGATACCGACATGTTATATCCGCCCGATGAGCTTCGAAGTTTTATCAAGCAGTTAAATACCGCGGGCGGTTATGGAGAATACAGGGAAATAGAATCCTATCAGGGCCACGATGCCTTTCTTGTGGATTTCGAAAAGCTTTCTCCTATTCTGAACGAAATCCTCGAGACTTCGGTCCAGTCCACTTTTCTTAGCGAATCCCCGTCGCTTTGATTTTATTGTTGTTTTATCCGCCCCCTTATGCTATAATAATCTTTGCAAAAAGAATATTTAACAGAGATTAAGTGCGCCTATAGCTCAGGGGATAGAGCACCGGCCTCCGGAGCCGGGTTTTGCGGGGGTTCGAATCCTCCTAGGCGCACCATTTTTAAAATGCCTATAAGACAAGGCTTTCCGAGGACTGCCCCTTCCAGAAATCACCAAAAGAGTCCGGTGTTCCTGGAGGGGTTATATTTTATGGTTCTTTATTTGTTGCTCTGTTATTTTCAGATTAAACAAACTACTTTCATACTTATGGAGGATTTTCTAATGAATTACCGAAATTAAAATTGGAGGTGTTTTATGTGGTTGAACCTAAGGAAATTCTTGATTGGACCTACGAGCAAAAATGTCTAAAAGCAGTGGAGTCCCTGAAGAAAAATGGTTTTACAGCCGTGTATTGCAAGACTAGAAAGGAGGCCATTGATTACATACTCGATCAAGCAAAAGAAGCCTCCACCATAGGGTTTGGAGGCTCAATGACGCTGGTGGAATTAAACGTGACCGAAGCTCTAACGGAAATGGGCAAAGAGCTTTTGAATCACAACGCACCGAACCTTTCTCCTGAAGAAAAAATGGCCATAAGACGCAGGCAACTTACGTGCGATCTTTTTCTTACCAGCACCAACGCTCTCACAATAACCGGCTGCCTCGTCAACGTTGACGGCACAGGAAACCGCGCAGCATCCATGTTTTTCGGCCCCCGAAAGGTTATAATCATAGCGGGCAGGAATAAAATAGTCGGCAGCATAGAAGAAGGTTTAAACAGGATAAAAACGTACGCCGCACCGGCCAACGCAAGGCGGCTTAATTTGTCCACTCCTTGCGCCGACACCGGATTTTGCTCGGGCTGCAATTCTCCCGCGCGCATCTGCCGCATAACCACTATTCTGGAGAAAAAGCCCTTACTTACCGACATCCACGTCTTAGTCGTAAACGAGTACCTGGGCTTTTAGTGCGCTTTTGTCTTTCAATAACGCCTCCTCCTGTATCCGACGTAGCCATAGCCTCCGTAGCCATAACCGCCGGTGGTTTTATACATCAAATACGCAAAAATTACTATAAATGGAGTCATAAGCTGCGTCAAAGTGAAAAACCCTATGCCCCACTTATCATTTACGTAATGGACGAGAAAGAGCGGATTTTCCCTCACCGTCTCCTCGATCAGAGCCCTCAAAATCTGATGCCACCATATAAAGGACCAAAACTGGTATCCCG from Caldanaerovirga acetigignens includes the following:
- a CDS encoding lactate utilization protein, whose protein sequence is MVEPKEILDWTYEQKCLKAVESLKKNGFTAVYCKTRKEAIDYILDQAKEASTIGFGGSMTLVELNVTEALTEMGKELLNHNAPNLSPEEKMAIRRRQLTCDLFLTSTNALTITGCLVNVDGTGNRAASMFFGPRKVIIIAGRNKIVGSIEEGLNRIKTYAAPANARRLNLSTPCADTGFCSGCNSPARICRITTILEKKPLLTDIHVLVVNEYLGF